The genomic segment AGTGGTGCGGGAATTATAAAGTAGAAACCTGGGCATTGTCTTATGCCAAACCACACATACCTGATCACTGTCCATCCTGAGTATCGTTAATGATTGGAAAGATTTCCCTTAATTCAAATATAATTTTTTCTTTTAGATTTATTTATTCTATAATCCAAAATATGTGGATATCTATCAAGTAAATCCAGAAGAACTTTTGTTGCCCCGTTCGGGTTTCTGGTTCCTTGTTCCCATTGCTTGATACTCGCGGTACTGACATTTAATAAGCGGGCAAAAACACTCTGGCTGAACTGAGCTTTTTCTCTTATAACCTTTATTTTCTTTGGTGAAATATTTTTGATTTCAGGAATGTTAATGCCGTAATAGTTAAGCTCTTTTTCAGTGAATGGAGAACCCAGACCCGCATCAATTAAATCCTGAGTAAGGCTTCCCAGAGCATCTTTAACTTTACTGCTTCGTTTTTCTTTTCTCATTTTTCTTTTCCACCTTTATGAAAGTTCCGTTATTAACCAGGTTATCAACTTGCTCTTTGCTGAAACTTAATATGTGCTTTGCCTGTTTCTTTAAATCAGTCAAATCAGCAGTACTGATATTATCCTTTTCATTTTTTGCAAATCCAAGTATAAACAAGGCTAAATCGTTTTTGCTATATATAATAAGTG from the Desulfonema limicola genome contains:
- a CDS encoding helix-turn-helix domain-containing protein codes for the protein MRKEKRSSKVKDALGSLTQDLIDAGLGSPFTEKELNYYGINIPEIKNISPKKIKVIREKAQFSQSVFARLLNVSTASIKQWEQGTRNPNGATKVLLDLLDRYPHILDYRINKSKRKNYI
- a CDS encoding type II toxin-antitoxin system RelE/ParE family toxin codes for the protein MNVLKSKWFNKWSKKSKITDDSLMSAVENFDLSSVVDLGAGLYKLRIPRPKQGKSGGFRTLIIYSKNDLALFILGFAKNEKDNISTADLTDLKKQAKHILSFSKEQVDNLVNNGTFIKVEKKNEKRKTKQ